A DNA window from Patescibacteria group bacterium contains the following coding sequences:
- a CDS encoding YraN family protein, whose product MFDKTKNKSTGNAGEDAATEFLRRKGYKIIDRNLRLFCGEIDILAEYKKVIVIVEVKTVRGAGFGLAQDLVRFAKQNKLRLLARAIAQKYPGRMLRIDVIGVDYSSGEPKIEHLENAVEG is encoded by the coding sequence ATGTTTGATAAGACCAAAAACAAAAGTACTGGGAACGCGGGAGAGGACGCGGCGACAGAATTTCTAAGGCGAAAAGGCTACAAGATTATCGACCGGAATTTAAGATTGTTTTGCGGTGAAATAGATATCTTGGCTGAATATAAGAAAGTGATTGTTATTGTTGAGGTGAAAACAGTTCGTGGCGCGGGATTTGGGTTAGCCCAAGATCTAGTTCGCTTCGCCAAGCAGAACAAATTGAGATTGTTAGCGAGGGCGATTGCGCAGAAATATCCGGGCAGAATGCTCAGAATTGATGTCATTGGCGTTGATTATTCGTCGGGCGAGCCCAAAATAGAACACTTAGAAAACGCAGTCGAGGGATAG
- a CDS encoding PIG-L family deacetylase — translation MNKMMDYLLSLNNLRKIFGFQLIGQALGFSLKQEIIDQFSGKRLLILAPHPDDDVLGCGGVIALNQKNGGKTVIVYMRERKNDVRRKEAEKAAALLGAETRFWGMGNDEIDGRVPDLLDELVSRFDPDIICSPGLTDPHPEHYDVSAMLGKVLSRNNFKGEIWQYCVWQPIYANRLINIDSVIEIKKEAVLAHTSQLKDRPYLEAILGLNTYRAKMFGAGEYCEAFLATNKKIYLKLFELTKLKIN, via the coding sequence ATGAACAAAATGATGGATTATTTGTTGAGTCTAAACAATCTTCGCAAGATTTTCGGTTTTCAATTGATCGGCCAAGCGCTCGGTTTCAGCTTGAAACAGGAGATTATTGACCAGTTCTCTGGCAAGCGCCTGCTCATACTGGCGCCCCATCCCGACGACGATGTCCTAGGCTGTGGCGGGGTGATCGCGCTAAATCAGAAAAACGGCGGGAAGACCGTAATCGTCTATATGAGAGAGCGCAAAAATGATGTCAGGCGTAAGGAAGCGGAGAAAGCTGCCGCTCTGCTTGGAGCCGAAACACGCTTCTGGGGCATGGGCAACGATGAAATAGATGGAAGAGTCCCAGACCTTCTCGACGAGCTAGTATCGCGCTTTGACCCCGATATTATCTGCTCTCCGGGGCTGACTGATCCGCATCCCGAGCACTACGATGTCTCTGCCATGCTTGGTAAAGTCCTCTCGAGAAACAATTTTAAGGGTGAAATTTGGCAATATTGTGTCTGGCAACCGATATACGCCAATCGCCTCATCAATATCGACTCGGTGATAGAAATAAAAAAAGAGGCCGTTCTGGCCCATACTTCCCAGCTCAAAGACCGCCCGTACCTAGAAGCAATATTGGGATTGAATACATATCGCGCCAAAATGTTTGGCGCAGGAGAATATTGCGAGGCCTTCCTAGCCACTAACAAAAAGATCTATTTGAAACTATTTGAACTAACGAAGTTGAAAATAAACTAA
- a CDS encoding ATPase, T2SS/T4P/T4SS family has translation MTREDLAREIAKKTNLNIKKALKLAIAFADTVSETLEKGEKVIYSNFGSFYTVHYPSKTILHPKLGAAKKMIMLPTDVVKWMPADNIKEAVNRGLNLENCTSYGSFKKMHGDKSESKGEEIDIPPEKIKTNEDEEVDIPIKIIGEKVEAPEVEVKVEEAPREKAEVIKIKTIEPVEKDDADFVAPISHKDKKNKIPFVDLSHFTIPSSILAIIPESFAKNHRVVAIEDEDNVLVVAMLDAGDDEVIHLLEKVTGRTVEIKLADETGMAHVLAQYARLREGNLIVAVEPTPEFISSLSNEGKVAPVVRTVLNLIKKSVRDNATDIHFDPSKEEITMRFRIDGLLQKRTSLPKAMGNLLVRAFSLISSLDDDQTKPQTGKLKINIENETYEYSLATFPVLDGLKITMKLTNKLTALKNLGELEFSDKNFKLVTEACIDRSGIIMITGPSESGKSTLFYALIDQVYSEGINIVTLENPVKFRLPGINQTSISNPADRETAMSQVEKLDPDVIGITGADSRETVQKAFELAASGHFLIISMAGSSVAETIKRLYDWGISETKISELLKLVIFEKLSRRICDKCKKEMDRPLEDKLKNYIEKELTLGKTAQKIWLPIGCSACAESGFKGQIPLHEVVKINHNIVKQTLSGEPDDYDEVLRYNELSTIREDGLDKVLRGQTTLEELYKTLRRR, from the coding sequence ATGACACGGGAAGATTTGGCGAGAGAGATCGCCAAAAAAACAAACCTCAACATCAAGAAGGCGCTGAAATTAGCGATTGCTTTTGCTGACACCGTTTCTGAGACATTGGAAAAAGGCGAGAAGGTCATCTATTCCAATTTCGGAAGTTTCTACACTGTCCATTACCCCTCCAAAACTATCCTCCACCCCAAGCTTGGCGCAGCCAAAAAGATGATTATGCTTCCTACCGACGTGGTCAAATGGATGCCAGCGGATAACATCAAAGAAGCGGTCAATAGAGGCTTGAATCTCGAAAATTGCACTTCATACGGCTCGTTCAAGAAAATGCATGGCGACAAATCTGAATCCAAGGGAGAAGAGATCGATATCCCCCCAGAAAAGATCAAGACCAACGAAGATGAAGAAGTCGATATCCCGATCAAGATAATTGGCGAGAAGGTTGAAGCGCCCGAAGTAGAGGTCAAAGTCGAGGAAGCGCCAAGAGAGAAAGCCGAAGTTATCAAGATCAAAACAATTGAGCCAGTGGAGAAAGATGACGCTGATTTTGTCGCACCCATTTCCCACAAGGACAAGAAAAACAAAATTCCTTTCGTCGACCTCAGCCACTTCACAATTCCTTCCTCCATCCTGGCTATCATCCCTGAGTCATTTGCCAAAAACCACCGCGTCGTAGCTATTGAAGACGAAGACAATGTCTTGGTCGTGGCGATGTTGGACGCTGGTGACGACGAAGTGATCCATTTGCTTGAGAAGGTTACTGGGCGCACAGTCGAGATCAAATTGGCCGACGAAACCGGTATGGCACATGTCTTGGCTCAATATGCCAGGCTGAGAGAGGGCAACCTGATCGTTGCCGTCGAGCCAACTCCTGAATTTATTAGCTCTCTTAGCAACGAAGGCAAGGTTGCCCCAGTCGTCAGGACAGTACTGAATCTGATCAAAAAATCGGTCAGAGACAATGCCACCGACATTCATTTTGATCCGTCAAAAGAGGAGATTACAATGCGATTCAGGATCGACGGCCTTCTGCAGAAGCGGACCTCCCTGCCCAAAGCGATGGGCAATCTCCTGGTTCGTGCTTTTTCTCTGATTTCCTCCCTCGACGATGACCAGACCAAGCCACAAACTGGCAAACTCAAGATAAACATCGAAAACGAGACCTACGAATATAGTCTCGCTACTTTTCCTGTCCTCGATGGCCTCAAGATTACAATGAAACTGACCAACAAATTGACCGCCCTCAAGAACCTGGGGGAATTAGAATTTTCAGACAAAAATTTCAAACTGGTCACAGAGGCATGCATCGATAGAAGCGGTATTATTATGATCACTGGACCTAGCGAGTCTGGCAAGAGCACACTTTTCTACGCCCTGATCGATCAGGTCTATTCGGAAGGAATCAACATTGTGACACTTGAGAATCCGGTCAAATTCCGCCTTCCGGGAATCAATCAAACCAGCATTTCGAATCCAGCCGACAGAGAAACTGCCATGAGCCAGGTCGAGAAACTCGATCCTGATGTTATCGGTATCACCGGGGCTGATAGCCGCGAAACGGTCCAGAAAGCCTTTGAGTTGGCAGCCAGCGGCCATTTCCTGATCATCTCGATGGCCGGCTCCTCCGTCGCAGAGACGATCAAGAGACTCTACGATTGGGGCATCAGCGAGACCAAGATTTCCGAATTGCTAAAACTCGTTATTTTTGAGAAACTCTCCCGCCGTATTTGTGATAAATGCAAAAAAGAGATGGATCGTCCATTAGAAGACAAGCTCAAAAATTATATTGAAAAAGAATTAACCCTAGGTAAAACTGCTCAGAAAATCTGGCTACCTATCGGTTGCAGCGCTTGTGCAGAATCCGGATTTAAAGGTCAGATCCCCCTACATGAAGTGGTTAAAATCAATCACAATATCGTCAAACAAACTCTCTCTGGTGAGCCAGACGATTATGACGAGGTACTCAGATACAATGAGCTCTCGACAATACGAGAAGATGGCCTCGACAAGGTACTTCGAGGCCAGACAACTCTGGAAGAACTATACAAGACTCTTAGGCGGCGCTAG
- a CDS encoding response regulator: MAELTKVLLADDDAILHEMYAERLRAEGFNIISAYDGEEALEKFNAEKPALLVLDIMMPKMNGIDVMKKIREGDINPNTPIILLTALVQEINKIKKMMKEGDQYLIKSEIVPANLIEAIKSTLKKSSASAA, translated from the coding sequence ATGGCAGAGTTAACAAAAGTTTTATTGGCCGATGATGACGCAATCTTGCACGAAATGTACGCTGAGAGGCTTCGGGCTGAGGGTTTCAACATTATTTCCGCCTACGACGGCGAGGAAGCGCTCGAGAAATTCAATGCCGAGAAGCCGGCTCTTCTCGTTCTCGATATTATGATGCCAAAAATGAATGGCATTGATGTCATGAAGAAAATCAGGGAGGGAGACATCAATCCAAACACCCCAATCATCCTTCTGACCGCGCTGGTCCAAGAGATCAACAAAATCAAAAAGATGATGAAAGAGGGCGATCAATATCTCATCAAAAGCGAGATCGTCCCAGCTAATCTGATCGAAGCAATCAAATCTACTCTCAAGAAAAGTTCAGCTAGCGCCGCCTAA
- a CDS encoding GGDEF domain-containing protein: MNRKNDSVICLSAIALIGIAATAILTVENRRLASLLEEAATDHLTGIPTRRHLMRSLKRLEMGGVRSLPLAVLVIDANGLKETNDLHGHKAGDRLLQVIAEIIIENVRPNDIFGRLGGDEFIIVLPNTDLDGAELVAKRLQTACASSYFKYPVSVSIGIAVREDLSKPIDKIIHEADQEMYKAKAAYKKAHV; the protein is encoded by the coding sequence ATGAATCGAAAAAACGACAGCGTAATTTGCTTGTCCGCCATCGCTTTAATTGGGATTGCGGCCACGGCAATTCTGACGGTTGAGAACAGGAGATTGGCTTCGCTTCTTGAGGAAGCGGCGACCGATCATCTGACCGGTATACCCACCAGAAGACACCTGATGAGAAGTCTCAAAAGGTTGGAAATGGGCGGCGTTCGTTCTCTGCCGCTGGCAGTTCTGGTCATCGATGCCAACGGTCTCAAGGAGACCAACGATTTGCATGGTCACAAAGCGGGAGATAGACTCCTGCAGGTGATAGCAGAGATAATTATTGAAAATGTCCGCCCCAATGACATTTTCGGCCGATTGGGCGGCGATGAATTTATCATCGTTCTGCCAAATACTGATTTGGATGGTGCTGAGCTTGTAGCCAAGAGGTTGCAAACAGCTTGCGCGTCTTCCTATTTCAAGTATCCCGTATCGGTTTCGATTGGGATTGCGGTTAGGGAAGATTTATCCAAACCGATTGATAAAATCATTCATGAGGCCGACCAAGAAATGTACAAGGCGAAAGCCGCGTACAAGAAGGCTCATGTTTGA
- a CDS encoding isoprenylcysteine carboxylmethyltransferase family protein — translation MLEQILRFSTITTMVAAGIVQLCFLYFYHRDSVQSAITLRINLRGALCASLLLVTGWIVWPENVLIDKSVLWLGCLTIIAGMSLRLWAQFTLKSMWSVGTRILSGHVLTDQGPYRFLRHPMYVGYGLVGIGTILLTQNILILCGWSFFFILLFQRALEESTALYQKFGESFLGWTGGRMMLGPPIWLTLWKINQ, via the coding sequence ATGCTCGAACAGATCTTAAGGTTTTCGACCATCACTACGATGGTGGCAGCTGGGATTGTCCAGCTTTGCTTTCTCTACTTTTATCATCGAGATAGCGTCCAAAGCGCTATAACTCTCAGGATAAATTTACGTGGTGCTCTTTGCGCCTCTCTCCTTCTGGTTACTGGATGGATTGTCTGGCCAGAAAATGTGCTTATAGATAAATCTGTGCTATGGCTTGGCTGTTTGACGATTATCGCCGGCATGAGTCTACGCCTTTGGGCGCAATTTACACTCAAGTCAATGTGGTCAGTAGGGACGAGAATACTGTCTGGCCATGTATTGACCGACCAAGGGCCATATCGATTTCTCCGTCATCCGATGTATGTCGGATACGGACTAGTAGGGATTGGGACGATCTTGCTCACGCAGAATATTTTGATACTCTGTGGTTGGTCTTTCTTCTTCATTTTGCTCTTCCAGAGAGCGCTTGAGGAAAGTACAGCCCTTTACCAGAAATTCGGCGAAAGTTTTCTGGGTTGGACTGGAGGGCGAATGATGCTCGGACCGCCAATCTGGCTGACTCTGTGGAAAATTAATCAGTAG
- the dnaX gene encoding DNA polymerase III subunit gamma/tau, giving the protein MAFYQKYRAKKFGEMVGQEHVVGTILASIAGDRMVHAYLLAGPRGIGKTSVARLLAKAVNCEKVAKDRKEGKTDGEPCGKCSACIEIGNGQAIDVIEIDAASHTGVDEIRDVIEKARLSPVRLAKKVYIIDEVHMLSKSAFNALLKTLEEPPSHAIFILATTEIHKIPATIISRVQRYDFRRATKEDLVKNLKRVAAAEKMDVSDEAIELIAILSAGGHRDALGLLEQLSSAKGKIILESAREILGVSSQKEIFDFLGAIFNNNPEEGLKIAHTVYDQGLDLLEFNRGVIDRLRKIMVLSVSDSSLSDETQDSAEQLKEIAKGQKIERLLSLINIFVEAGMMLKDVSYPLLPIEMAVVKSVESIKLKVESANKEEKLIISIPEPKKPEPKIPDQEQTKPELSVPPDSVPVPVLEMTKDLWIRIIDETKKENSTLAALLRDAHPTEVTAEKLILGVKFKFHKDKISETKNMAALEKIVCAVTGSPYNVSCRLVSDKPKATSTDPNEIEKAVGEIFDLSS; this is encoded by the coding sequence ATGGCTTTTTACCAAAAATATCGGGCAAAGAAATTCGGCGAGATGGTCGGCCAAGAACATGTTGTTGGCACTATTTTGGCGAGCATTGCGGGCGATCGCATGGTTCACGCCTATCTTTTGGCGGGGCCAAGAGGGATCGGTAAGACTTCAGTTGCCCGTCTTTTGGCCAAGGCAGTTAACTGTGAGAAAGTGGCCAAAGATCGCAAAGAGGGCAAGACTGATGGCGAGCCATGTGGCAAATGTAGTGCTTGTATTGAGATCGGAAACGGCCAAGCGATTGATGTGATAGAGATCGACGCCGCCTCGCATACCGGTGTTGACGAAATACGCGATGTGATCGAGAAAGCTCGTCTTTCACCCGTCAGATTGGCCAAAAAGGTTTATATAATCGATGAAGTCCATATGCTCTCCAAGAGCGCCTTTAACGCACTTTTGAAAACTCTGGAAGAGCCACCAAGCCATGCCATATTTATCTTGGCTACTACTGAAATTCACAAAATACCGGCAACTATAATTTCTCGAGTTCAGAGATATGATTTTCGTCGTGCGACCAAGGAAGATTTGGTAAAAAATTTGAAGCGCGTTGCAGCTGCTGAAAAAATGGACGTTTCTGATGAAGCGATTGAGCTTATAGCTATCCTGTCTGCAGGCGGGCATCGTGATGCACTCGGCCTTCTCGAACAGCTTTCTTCGGCCAAAGGCAAGATCATTTTGGAGTCGGCAAGAGAAATCTTGGGAGTATCAAGTCAAAAGGAAATTTTTGATTTTCTGGGGGCGATTTTTAATAACAACCCGGAGGAGGGATTAAAAATCGCCCATACTGTTTATGATCAGGGGCTTGATCTGCTTGAGTTCAATCGTGGTGTGATCGACCGTCTGCGCAAGATTATGGTTTTGTCCGTCTCTGATTCAAGCCTCTCTGATGAGACTCAGGATAGTGCCGAACAGCTCAAAGAAATTGCGAAGGGTCAGAAGATTGAAAGACTTCTGTCGCTGATTAACATTTTTGTCGAGGCAGGGATGATGCTCAAAGATGTCTCGTATCCTCTCTTGCCAATCGAAATGGCGGTTGTCAAATCAGTTGAAAGTATAAAGTTGAAAGTTGAAAGTGCGAATAAAGAAGAAAAATTGATCATTAGTATTCCCGAACCAAAGAAACCTGAACCAAAAATACCAGACCAAGAGCAGACCAAACCAGAATTGTCTGTTCCCCCTGACTCCGTGCCTGTGCCCGTGCTAGAAATGACCAAGGATCTCTGGATTCGGATTATAGATGAGACCAAGAAGGAGAATTCTACACTGGCCGCTCTGCTTCGAGATGCTCATCCAACAGAAGTTACCGCCGAGAAATTGATCTTGGGGGTCAAGTTCAAATTTCACAAGGACAAGATTTCTGAGACCAAAAACATGGCGGCTCTCGAGAAGATCGTCTGCGCCGTGACTGGCTCTCCATATAATGTTTCGTGTAGACTGGTAAGCGACAAGCCCAAGGCCACATCTACCGATCCGAACGAGATCGAAAAAGCAGTAGGCGAGATCTTCGATCTCAGTTCATAA
- the gltX gene encoding glutamate--tRNA ligase, giving the protein MNNKPIITRFAPSPTGELHIGSARTALFAYLAAKSTGGKFYLRIEDTDRTRYVEDSDKRLIEALDWLKLIPDNRDKIVFQSKRLEIYRKYALELVEKGKAYICTCSKEKIDADRATQEKSGKLPGYLGHCREAKIKLEDVKEGEYVIRMRMPKTGKVVVHDLVRGDVEFDLSLFDDQILLKSDGFPTYHLASVVDDHEMGINSVLRAEEWLSSTPKHILIYEAFGWDLPDFGHFSMILAPDKSKLSKRHGAVSVEQFMNEGYLREAIINFVALLGWNPKTDQEIFSLEELEKEFKIENLNKAPAVFDIVKLNSINSQYLVKLPFDRIKQELERFGLEKPTPEMIEIAQRGGFATTKSAAEYVLSLFEEKKFPPEMLIFKRSDKKNTLLALKQVSDKLVSLEEWSSDKFQQALQYTVIENGLGNGDVFWPIRVALSGEEKSPSPVELALALGKDESIKRIQTAIRKLS; this is encoded by the coding sequence ATGAATAACAAACCAATTATTACTCGTTTCGCCCCCAGCCCTACAGGGGAACTCCATATCGGCAGTGCTAGAACTGCTCTTTTCGCATATTTGGCGGCCAAAAGCACCGGAGGCAAATTTTATTTGCGTATTGAGGACACTGATCGTACTCGTTATGTCGAAGATTCAGACAAGAGATTGATCGAAGCGCTAGATTGGCTCAAATTGATCCCAGACAACAGAGACAAAATCGTTTTCCAATCCAAAAGGCTCGAAATTTATCGCAAATACGCGCTGGAATTAGTTGAAAAAGGCAAAGCTTACATTTGCACCTGTTCGAAGGAAAAGATCGATGCTGATCGTGCAACACAGGAAAAATCTGGCAAATTGCCAGGTTATCTTGGACATTGTCGTGAGGCCAAGATCAAGTTGGAAGATGTCAAAGAGGGTGAATATGTCATTCGGATGAGAATGCCCAAGACTGGTAAGGTTGTGGTTCATGACTTGGTTCGAGGAGATGTTGAATTTGATTTATCACTATTCGACGATCAGATATTGCTCAAATCAGATGGTTTCCCGACTTACCACTTGGCCTCTGTGGTCGACGATCACGAGATGGGGATTAATTCGGTTCTCCGAGCCGAAGAGTGGCTCTCCTCTACGCCAAAACATATTTTGATTTATGAAGCATTTGGCTGGGATCTGCCGGATTTTGGTCATTTCTCGATGATTTTGGCGCCAGACAAGAGCAAATTGTCGAAGAGACATGGCGCTGTCTCGGTCGAGCAGTTTATGAACGAAGGGTATCTCAGAGAGGCAATTATCAATTTTGTCGCGTTACTTGGCTGGAATCCCAAAACCGATCAGGAAATATTCTCGCTCGAAGAGCTCGAGAAAGAATTCAAAATTGAAAATTTGAACAAGGCGCCGGCCGTCTTCGACATTGTGAAATTGAATAGCATAAATTCACAATATTTAGTTAAGCTTCCTTTTGATCGGATCAAGCAAGAATTAGAACGCTTCGGCTTGGAAAAACCGACTCCCGAAATGATTGAAATTGCTCAGCGAGGCGGATTCGCGACAACAAAGAGTGCAGCCGAATACGTCCTTTCGTTGTTTGAAGAGAAGAAGTTCCCTCCTGAAATGTTAATTTTCAAACGATCCGACAAGAAAAATACTTTGTTGGCGCTTAAGCAAGTAAGCGATAAGCTCGTAAGCTTGGAAGAGTGGAGTTCAGATAAATTCCAGCAAGCTCTCCAATACACAGTGATTGAAAACGGACTAGGTAACGGAGACGTCTTCTGGCCGATCCGTGTCGCACTTTCTGGCGAAGAAAAGTCCCCATCTCCAGTCGAGCTAGCTTTGGCCCTCGGAAAAGACGAGAGCATCAAGAGAATCCAAACGGCAATCAGGAAATTGAGTTAG
- a CDS encoding glycosyltransferase family 4 protein, which translates to MVMQKGRAKVVIVTADSKVGGGSSHILGLIRNLDRDKFELHLVCPSGYLSKLAKQINSVDVYNIPMSSKFDLESIFALRTRLRQIQSAGNPFTPFLIHTHGPRAGFFASLVAPRMARKVYTEHIYDQNYRLPSTINGWIQKMMLRKVCLEQDLVLAVSTSVKKFLVSNKFADANQVKVVPNGLDVEAWSAQKRKIELSANAPIIGTLGTLNAQKGQKFLISAFKEVLKKFEHATLEIIGDGPLFEALKSQTRSLKIEGRVKFLGAKENPIEYMRDWSLFALPSISETFGIAALEAMALGIPVVASKVGGLPDIIDNQKNGILVPAKDAEILAKAMLGVLEHPAVAAKLRREGEKRAADFDIKKVVREIEEVYLKLVG; encoded by the coding sequence ATGGTAATGCAAAAAGGTCGCGCAAAGGTTGTAATTGTGACAGCTGATTCTAAGGTTGGCGGAGGGTCAAGCCATATTTTGGGTTTGATCAGAAATCTAGACCGCGACAAATTTGAACTCCATTTAGTCTGCCCCTCGGGGTACCTTTCCAAATTGGCCAAGCAGATAAACTCTGTCGATGTCTACAACATCCCGATGAGCTCAAAGTTTGATTTGGAGTCAATATTTGCGCTCCGGACACGTCTTCGACAGATTCAGTCTGCTGGCAATCCTTTCACTCCGTTCCTAATCCACACTCATGGCCCCCGTGCCGGATTTTTTGCTAGTCTAGTTGCTCCGAGAATGGCAAGGAAAGTTTATACCGAGCATATTTACGATCAGAATTATCGACTTCCGAGCACGATCAATGGTTGGATTCAGAAGATGATGTTACGCAAGGTTTGCCTTGAGCAAGATTTGGTTTTGGCAGTTTCGACATCAGTTAAGAAGTTCTTGGTTAGTAACAAGTTTGCGGACGCGAATCAGGTTAAGGTCGTGCCAAACGGTCTCGATGTAGAGGCTTGGTCAGCGCAAAAACGCAAGATTGAGCTTTCGGCAAACGCACCGATTATCGGTACACTAGGCACTTTGAACGCCCAGAAGGGGCAAAAGTTTTTGATCTCGGCTTTTAAGGAAGTTCTCAAAAAATTTGAGCATGCAACGCTAGAAATCATTGGCGATGGCCCATTATTTGAAGCCCTAAAGTCGCAAACTAGAAGCTTAAAGATTGAGGGAAGAGTCAAATTCTTGGGAGCAAAGGAAAATCCGATTGAGTATATGCGCGATTGGAGTCTTTTCGCCTTGCCATCGATATCAGAAACCTTTGGCATCGCCGCCCTCGAAGCGATGGCGCTCGGCATTCCGGTCGTTGCCTCCAAAGTTGGCGGCTTGCCAGACATTATAGACAATCAGAAAAACGGGATTTTGGTGCCAGCCAAGGATGCGGAAATTCTGGCCAAGGCAATGCTAGGCGTGCTAGAACATCCAGCAGTTGCGGCCAAGCTTCGTCGCGAAGGCGAGAAGAGGGCAGCAGATTTCGATATCAAAAAAGTTGTCAGAGAAATTGAGGAAGTATATTTAAAATTAGTGGGATAA
- the hydE gene encoding [FeFe] hydrogenase H-cluster radical SAM maturase HydE, which translates to MCLTIPGKIESIDDVGIATVLSSREKAQIDLSLVSDVYPGDWILYASNRAVKAISEEDAKEIIALLEDNYSQVDVSRLPLQFKKIIYKVRSGNSDLTKDEIVYLLNLKGKNNLETLYAEANTLRKDRIKDFVCIHGIIEFSNYCKNLCLYCGIRKGNKVERYRMKREEIVKAARQAVDEEGYKLLVLQSGEDDEYSDDDLIKIVAEIKKELRVFVFLSVGERSINFYKKAYEAGASGALIRFETSDPEFYSELRPGHKLDDRLKLIKQMTELGYYMATGNIVGLPGQSLESLADDLLLIKKLNAPMISSGPWLPAKGTPLVQVESRKSKVESLEIMLKYIAVARFLMPEAKIPVTTALETLDPENGRHKGLLAGASALMFSLTPEKYAGDYSIYDNKYREREKVWQKYGLFKGEESYEMLADRLKV; encoded by the coding sequence ATGTGTCTCACAATTCCAGGAAAAATTGAATCGATAGATGACGTGGGTATCGCCACCGTATTATCATCCCGCGAAAAGGCTCAGATTGACCTCTCGCTTGTTTCTGACGTTTACCCCGGTGATTGGATACTTTATGCATCAAACAGGGCTGTCAAGGCAATCTCGGAGGAAGATGCCAAGGAGATCATAGCCTTGCTCGAAGACAATTATAGCCAGGTCGACGTTAGCCGTTTGCCCCTGCAGTTCAAGAAAATTATATACAAAGTTCGCTCGGGCAATTCTGATTTGACCAAGGACGAGATAGTTTATCTTTTGAACCTCAAAGGCAAGAATAACCTCGAAACTTTGTATGCCGAAGCCAATACTCTACGCAAAGACAGGATCAAGGATTTCGTTTGCATCCATGGCATTATTGAGTTCTCAAATTATTGCAAAAATCTCTGCCTCTATTGTGGCATCCGAAAAGGTAATAAGGTCGAGCGATATCGGATGAAACGAGAAGAGATTGTTAAAGCTGCGAGGCAGGCAGTTGACGAGGAGGGCTACAAGCTCCTGGTCCTGCAAAGTGGGGAAGACGATGAGTATTCTGATGACGATTTGATCAAAATTGTAGCGGAAATCAAGAAAGAACTGCGAGTCTTTGTCTTTCTTTCTGTCGGCGAGAGAAGTATTAATTTTTACAAAAAAGCTTATGAAGCTGGGGCGTCTGGGGCTCTGATTCGATTCGAAACCTCGGACCCCGAATTTTATTCAGAATTACGCCCGGGCCACAAATTGGACGACCGATTAAAATTAATCAAACAGATGACGGAGCTCGGCTACTACATGGCGACAGGCAATATCGTCGGCTTGCCAGGGCAAAGTCTTGAAAGTCTGGCAGACGATTTGCTTTTGATCAAAAAGTTAAATGCGCCAATGATCAGCTCTGGCCCGTGGCTCCCAGCCAAAGGAACGCCGCTGGTGCAAGTCGAAAGTCGAAAGTCGAAAGTCGAAAGTTTGGAAATTATGCTGAAGTATATTGCAGTTGCTAGGTTCTTGATGCCGGAGGCGAAGATTCCGGTCACGACAGCGCTTGAGACGCTTGACCCAGAGAACGGACGACACAAGGGACTTTTGGCGGGTGCCAGCGCTCTAATGTTTAGCCTGACCCCAGAGAAATATGCGGGCGATTATTCTATCTATGACAACAAATATCGCGAGCGTGAGAAGGTCTGGCAGAAATATGGCTTGTTTAAGGGTGAAGAGAGCTACGAAATGTTGGCTGATAGGCTTAAGGTTTGA